The Euzebya rosea genomic interval CCATCGCCCCAGGTCAGCATGAAGGTGCCGTCGGTGCCGAGGAAGGGGACGAGGCGCTTGATCCGACCCCCCGTGGCGGTCGGCAGGCCCGTGTCGACCAGGGTCACCGACCAGTCCTCCACCGTTCCGCCGAGGCGCCGCACCTCACCCCGGCCGAGGTCGACGGTCAGGTCCGACGCCAGGGACGCGTACTCCAGCAGCCACCGCTTGATGACGTCGCCCCGATAGCCCAGCGCGATGCCGAAGTCGGTGTGCCCGAAGCTGGCGTAGTACTTCATGATGTGCCAGAGGATCGGCTTGCCCCCGATCTCGACCATCGGCTTGGGCCGAAGCTCGGTTTCTTCGGCGAGCCGGGTGCCGAGGCCCCCAGCGAGGATCCCTACCTTCATCGCGTACCCCTTCGTGATGGCGAGTCG includes:
- the rfbF gene encoding glucose-1-phosphate cytidylyltransferase, with amino-acid sequence MKVGILAGGLGTRLAEETELRPKPMVEIGGKPILWHIMKYYASFGHTDFGIALGYRGDVIKRWLLEYASLASDLTVDLGRGEVRRLGGTVEDWSVTLVDTGLPTATGGRIKRLVPFLGTDGTFMLTWGDGVSDVDLDALLAFHRSHGRLVTLTAARPPARFGHLEFDGDRVAEFSEKPQTGEGWINGAFFVMEPGVADYIDGDDTQFELEPLIRLAKDGELMAYRHYGFWQCMDTIRDRKRLEALWADQPLWKVW